CGGGCACGCAGGTAACGGCGCATCGGCTCGGTCGGAGTGTAGGTATCGGTCTGCGTGAGCATCCCGGTCGGGTCAAGGAACAGGCGAGTCCATCCTGTGCGAACGCCGGCGAGAGCGCGGGCGGTGTCGGGATGCAGCGGCCCGTGTCCGTCGAGCTGCGCGGGCTTGTCGTCATCGCCGCGGAGTGTCGTGGCGGCGACGGTGACCTGGATGGTGGCGTGAATGTTCTCCATACCGGTGCCGTGTGCTGCGGACGGATCGGAGGCGAGCAGCAGATCGGTGAACAGATCCGCCCGCAGCTGATCGATCGTGCGGGAATCGTCGGGAAGCCGGATGAGCAGCGGGCTGTCCGGGTTCGTGCGTGGATCAGAATCCAGATCCGGGAGGGGCGGCAGGCCGAATGGGAACGGATCCTCATCCACGGGGGAATCGGCCACGTTGGTCTTGCGCGTATCGGCCTCCTCCACACCGGTGGGGGAGCGCATCTCGTGGGAGCCGGTCTCGCGGGTGAACGGGTCGGTGGTGAACGTGTCGCCGTGGAAGATCGCTCCGGACCGCTCATCGTTCCGCACCGCGGATTCCGCCCTGGTTCCCGCTGCGGGGTCGCCGGCCTTATCGGCATCGGCACCGGCGGAGCTGTCGTCGTCGGGCTGATGGGATTCGATCCATAGGATCCAGGCGTCGAGGGCCGCCCACTCGGCATCCGTGGGCTCGGCAGCAGGCAGGCAGGTGGGACGGTCCTCGGGATGACGGCGCTGGTGCCGGGCCAGGGCGGTGAGGCGGTCAAGGATCGCGACGGCGAGATGCTCGGGCAGCACTGCCTGCAACAGCGCCATCCCCTCCCCGACGGAGCGCACGGTGATCTCTCGCTCACTCCGGGCGCGCGTGTGCTGTTCGACGACCGTGACTCCGGCCAATGCTGCGGCGACCTGCCTGGCATGCGCACGGGTGCGGGCCGGAGTATCGGCCTCTGCAACCTCCAGGACTGCCGCCTCATACAGGTTCAGTGTTCCGGCATCCACCGTCCCGGCATCGATCGCCTCCCGCACGGGCTGCGCCTCGCGCAGGATCGCCCGCACATGCGCGGGAGTGATCAGACCTTGCTCGTGAGAACGACGGGTTGCGGGGTGCACGTCGTACAGGGTGCGGGCGTCGACGAACGCGAATTCCATTGATCCCTTTGAGAGGTGACCGGCTGCGGCATACTCCGCGAACATCGAGCGCTCGATCGCATCCCTGTGCATCGGCTGTGCTGCGACCTCTTCCGCCCAGATCTCCCACCGCTCTGCGAGCAGTGCCGCCGACTCCGCCTGCAGCACTGCGATCTCTCGCTGCTTCGACACCCACGCCTCCAACAGCGCGCCGCGCCGTTCGAAGAGAGGGATCGGATCCGAAGTCATGCATCCAGTGTAGAACAAAATTACGAAAAGACAAGTTTCAGACGTGATTAAACATCGAACAGAATCTCACTCGGATTGGTCTCGCCTTCGCAAGCGGTCGATCTCGCGCCGCTCGCGTTTGGTCGGGCGCCCCGCACCGCGGTCGCGCACGGCCAGCATCGCGACA
Above is a window of Microbacterium suwonense DNA encoding:
- a CDS encoding HNH endonuclease signature motif containing protein, with translation MTSDPIPLFERRGALLEAWVSKQREIAVLQAESAALLAERWEIWAEEVAAQPMHRDAIERSMFAEYAAAGHLSKGSMEFAFVDARTLYDVHPATRRSHEQGLITPAHVRAILREAQPVREAIDAGTVDAGTLNLYEAAVLEVAEADTPARTRAHARQVAAALAGVTVVEQHTRARSEREITVRSVGEGMALLQAVLPEHLAVAILDRLTALARHQRRHPEDRPTCLPAAEPTDAEWAALDAWILWIESHQPDDDSSAGADADKAGDPAAGTRAESAVRNDERSGAIFHGDTFTTDPFTRETGSHEMRSPTGVEEADTRKTNVADSPVDEDPFPFGLPPLPDLDSDPRTNPDSPLLIRLPDDSRTIDQLRADLFTDLLLASDPSAAHGTGMENIHATIQVTVAATTLRGDDDKPAQLDGHGPLHPDTARALAGVRTGWTRLFLDPTGMLTQTDTYTPTEPMRRYLRARDQHCRFPGCRQPVHRCDIDHNHDYALGGPTAIDNLAHFCRAHHVLKHPDIPETARWRARQLPDQTVQWISPTGRTYPDPAPRRVMFVPSDSSEPSASTEPLMSATSSTSADRPTSTAPPGSAPPPGCTPPWTYASSVDPTHPTATEVGAPF